The Candidatus Omnitrophota bacterium DNA window GACGGACAAAAAAAGGGCCAAGGATATTCAAGAAAAGACCCTGCCGTCTCTGTAAGGACAAGATAGACAAGGTCGACTACAAGAACGTGGAGTTCCTTGAAAGATTCATCTCGGACAGAGGACGGATCATCTCTTCGAGAATAAGCGGGAACTGCGCGAAACACCAGAGGGTGGTGTCGAACGCCATAAAAAAATCCAGGGCAGCGGCGCTTTTACCGTTCGTAAAGGTCAAAGACGGGCTGCAGAGAAGAAGACCAAGGAGAGAAGAGTGAAAGTAATTTTGATCAAAGACGTAGAAAGTCTCGGCCAGATAGGCGACGAGATGGAGGTCAAGGACGGTTACGCGAGGAATTACCTGATACCCAATAAATTCGTCATAGAGGCCACTCCGGGGGCCGTGAGCATCCTCGAACAGAAGAAACGCCAGAAGGAACGTCGCGAAAGAAAGCTCATGGAAGCGGCCGGGCAGCTTGCCGAGAAGATAGCAGCGCTGTCGATAACGGTGTCTATGGAAGCTGGGGAAGAGGATAAATTGTTCGGAGCCGTGACTTCCGAAGTGATAGCGGAGTATCTGGCGGCCGAGGGCATCGAGATCGACAAGAAAAAGATAGTTCTGGACGACCCTATAAAGGCTTTAGGCGTATACAACGTGGAAATAAAACTGCATCCTGAGGTCAAGGCCCAAGCCAGGGTTTGGGTAGTTAAGAAGTAATTATCTCATTCCTGAAAAATAGAAATGATCCCGAAGACTATTGTCGAAAAAGTACCTCCTCAGAACGTTGAAGCCGAGATAGCGGTCCTTGGATCAATGCTTATCGACCGGGACGCGATATCCAGGGCCGTTGAGTTCATCGGGGAGGCGTCCTTCTACTTGGAGGCCCACAAAAGGGTCTTTTCCTCCATCGTTAAGCTATATGATTCGAACAACGCGGTCGATATAGTTACTCTTACCGAGGAACTGCAGAAAAAGAACCACCTGGACGGTATCGGCGGACCCGCGTATATTTCCAGTCTAGCGAACAGTATCCCGACAGCGGCTAATGTAGAACATTACGCCAAGATAGTCAGGGACAAGCATCTTTTAAGAAAGCTCATAAATACGGCAACGCAGATCGTCACGGAAGGGTATGATCCCTCGAACGAAGTTGACGACCTTCTCGACAAGGCTGAAAAGCTCATATTCGATATCACCTCGAACCAGCGTGGTGAGATGAGCGTGCTCCAGATGAAGGATATAGTCAAGGATACCATCGAGACCATAGATAATCTCTACCAGCGCAAAGAGAACATCACCGGCATACCCACGGGTTTTCATGATCTTGATGTGAAGCTCGCGGGACTCCAGAAATCAGATCTTATAGTGCTGGCGGGCCGTCCATCCATGGGGAAAAGCGCGCTGGCTCTTTCCATACTGGAATACGCAGGTGTAGTAGCCCAGGTGCCGTCCGCATACTTCAGCCTTGAAATGTCGAAAGAACAGCTTGCCCAGAGAATGCTGTGTTCCATTGCCGGGGTGAACGCCCATAAGGTCAGGACAGGGTTCTTTTCCCAGAACGAATGGCCTAAGCTGGTTGACGCGGCCGGCAAACTGTCGGAATCACCGATATATATAGACGATACCCCGGGCATCTCCGCGCTTGAACTCAGGGCCAAGGCGCGCAGGCTCAAATCCAGGTACAATATACAGCTCCTGATCATCGACTATATACAGCTCATGAAAGGGGCCTCCAACATAGAGAATCGCCAGCAGGAAATATCGGACATATCAAGGTCGATGAAAGCTCTCGCGAGGGAGCTCGACATACCGATCATAGGGATAAGCCAGCTGTCGCGCGCGGTGGAGCAAAGGGCTGACCACAGGCCGATGTTGTCGGACCTCCGGGAGTCCGGAGCCATCGAGCAGGACGCTGATGTCGTTATGTTGCTTCTGAGGGAAGAATACTATGCGCCTACGGAGGAAAATAAGGGTAAAGCGGAAGTGATAATCGCCAAACAAAGGCACGGCCCAGTGGGAAGCGTTATGCTGGCATTTCTGCCGGAATTCACGAAATTCGGTAATTTATCAAGAATAGAAGAGGAAGAAGGTTTCTGATGAAAAAGATGTTCGCAGCAATACTTGTGGTCTTGTCATTCCTTGTTGCCTTTTGTCTGCCATCCGCGGAACTCGCGCAAGCCCAGACCGGGAGCGCTAAAAAGATCTCGGATATCAAGATCAAAGGGAATAAAGCGGTAAGCACCGCGACCATAATGAACAAGTTGAAGATAAAACCAGGTGATGCTTTCGAAGAGCTGGCGCTTAACAACGAAATAAAAAGGTTGTACGCCACTGGATTCTTCAGCGATGTTTTCGTTGAAACGGATGACAGGGAAGAAGGCGTGCTCGTGATCTTCACCGTGATGGAAAAACCGAC harbors:
- the rpsR gene encoding 30S ribosomal protein S18, producing the protein MFKKRPCRLCKDKIDKVDYKNVEFLERFISDRGRIISSRISGNCAKHQRVVSNAIKKSRAAALLPFVKVKDGLQRRRPRREE
- the rplI gene encoding 50S ribosomal protein L9, with translation MKVILIKDVESLGQIGDEMEVKDGYARNYLIPNKFVIEATPGAVSILEQKKRQKERRERKLMEAAGQLAEKIAALSITVSMEAGEEDKLFGAVTSEVIAEYLAAEGIEIDKKKIVLDDPIKALGVYNVEIKLHPEVKAQARVWVVKK
- the dnaB gene encoding replicative DNA helicase; translation: MIPKTIVEKVPPQNVEAEIAVLGSMLIDRDAISRAVEFIGEASFYLEAHKRVFSSIVKLYDSNNAVDIVTLTEELQKKNHLDGIGGPAYISSLANSIPTAANVEHYAKIVRDKHLLRKLINTATQIVTEGYDPSNEVDDLLDKAEKLIFDITSNQRGEMSVLQMKDIVKDTIETIDNLYQRKENITGIPTGFHDLDVKLAGLQKSDLIVLAGRPSMGKSALALSILEYAGVVAQVPSAYFSLEMSKEQLAQRMLCSIAGVNAHKVRTGFFSQNEWPKLVDAAGKLSESPIYIDDTPGISALELRAKARRLKSRYNIQLLIIDYIQLMKGASNIENRQQEISDISRSMKALARELDIPIIGISQLSRAVEQRADHRPMLSDLRESGAIEQDADVVMLLLREEYYAPTEENKGKAEVIIAKQRHGPVGSVMLAFLPEFTKFGNLSRIEEEEGF